In Helianthus annuus cultivar XRQ/B chromosome 9, HanXRQr2.0-SUNRISE, whole genome shotgun sequence, the following are encoded in one genomic region:
- the LOC110877348 gene encoding synaptotagmin-5, translating into MAFVTGLISGVIVGIGLIVVFVRSENARSKSRSALAVTIASLARMTVEDSKKLLGPEFYPSWVVFSKRQKLNWLNAHLCKIWPYVDQAASEVIKASMEPVLERYRPIVLSSLTFSKFTLGTVAPQFTGVTIIEGEGEGDGITMELEMDWDGNPSIILDIQTRLGVGLPVQVKNIAFTGVFRLIFKPLVPEFPCFGAVSFSLRHKKNLDFKLKVVGGDISTIPGVADALESTIRDAIEDSITWPVRKVIPILPGDYSDLELKPVGTLEVKLVQAQGLKNKDIIGKSDPFAELYIRPLRNRMQTSKVINNDLNPIWNEHFEFVVEDVSTQHLTVKIFDDEGLQAAELLGCAQVQLSQLEPGKVKDVWIKLVKDLDLQRDNKDRGKVHLELLYCPYGMDNTFTNPFTSDFSMTSLEKVLQTGETEDGDLVNKKRTVIIRGVLSVTVTSAEDLPSTDLLGKTDPFVVLTMKKTGMKNSTRVVNENLNPVWNQTFDFVVEDGLHDMLVVEVYDHDTFGKEYIGRCILTLTKVILEGEYSDCFPLEGAKSGKLNLTLKWMHQPIYRDSEN; encoded by the exons ATGGCGTTCGTTACAGGATTAATATCCGGCGTTATAGTTGGAATTGGATTGATTGTTGTGTTCGTTCGGTCTGAAAATGCTCGATCTAAGAGTCGCTCTGCACTT GCGGTGACGATTGCGAGTCTTGCAAGAATGACTGTTGAAGATTCAAAGAAGTTGCTGGGCCCAGAATTCTACCCTTCTTGGGTTGTTTTCTCAAAGAGACAGAAG TTGAATTGGCTTAATGCTCATCTTTGTAAGATCTGGCCCTATGTTGATCAG GCAGCATCTGAAGTTATAAAGGCCAGCATGGAGCCAGTTCTTGAGCGATATAGACCAATAGTATTGTCTTCTTTGACATTTTCCAAGTTTACTCTTGGCACAGTTGCGCCACAATTTACAG GAGTTACTATCATTGAAGGCGAAGGTGAGGGTGATGGCATAACTATGGAGTTAGAGATGGATTGGGACGGGAACCCGAGTATAATACTTGATATCCAGACCCGACTTGGAGTTGGATTGCCTGTGCAG GTGAAGAATATTGCATTTACTGGCGTTTTTAGGTTGATATTTAAGCCTCTAGTTCCCGAGTTTCCTTGTTTTGGAGCCGTATCGTTTTCTTTGAGACACAAG AAAAACTTGGATTTCAAACTAAAAGTAGTTGGTGGTGACATTTCAACTATTCCTGGTGTTGCTGATGCCCTTGAG AGTACTATACGTGATGCCATTGAGGATTCGATCACCTGGCCCGTTCGAAAAGTAATTCCCATTTTGCCTGGAGATTACAG CGACCTTGAACTAAAGCCTGTGGGAACACTCGAGGTGAAACTCGTACAAGCTCAAGGTTTAAAAAACAAAGACATTATTGGGAAATCCGATCCTTTCGCTGAGCTATACATACGTCCCTTACGTAATAGAATGCAAACTAGTAAAGTTATC AACAACGACTTGAATCCAATTTGGAACGAACATTTTGAGTTTGTGGTCGAAGATGTTTCGACACAACACTTGACGGTAAAAATATTCGATGATGAAGGGCTTCAAGCAGCTGAGCTCCTTGGATGTGCTCAAGTGCAGTTGAGTCAACTTGAGCCTGGTAAAGTCAAGGATGTTTGGATAAAATTGGTAAAAGATTTGGATCTTCAGAGGGACAATAAAGATCGGGGGAAG GTACACTTGGAACTACTGTATTGCCCATACGGCATGGATAACACGTTCACGAACCCGTTTACTTCCGACTTCTCCATGACATCTCTAGAAAAGGTTCTTCAAACCGGAGAAACCGAAGATGGCGATTTAGTAAATAAGAAAAGAACCGTAATTATACGAGGAGTGCTTTCCGTCACTGTGACATCTGCCGAAGATTTACCATCTACAGATCTTTTGGGAAAGACTGATCCTTTTGTTGTGCTCACTATGAAGAAAACCGGGATGAAAAACAGTACCAGG GTTGTGAACGAGAATTTGAACCCGGTTTGGAATCAGACTTTCGACTTTGTTGTGGAGGATGGGTTGCATGATATGCTCGTTGTTGAAGTATATGATCATGATACATTTGGGAAG GAATACATAGGAAGATGTATTTTGACACTAACTAAGGTCATACTCGAAGGAGAATACAGCGACTGTTTTCCACTCGAAGGTGCTAAATCCGGGAAACTCAATTTGACCCTTAAGTGGATGCATCAACCAATTTACCGCGATTCTGAGAATTGA
- the LOC110877347 gene encoding monogalactosyldiacylglycerol synthase 2, chloroplastic, protein MVIMVAPPKSSLKAVFERVGVYGFGGGGSNGEKRLRYEIHDEDDTMEMVQIGADRTKNVLILMSDTGGGHRASAEAIRDAFKMEFGDEYKIFVKDVWKEYTGWPLNDMENQYKFMVKHVQLWNVAFHGTSPRWIHGVYLAAIAAFYAKEVEAGLMEYKPDIIISVHPLMQHIPLWVLKWQGLQKKVIFVTVITDLNTCHRTWFHPGVKRCYCPSEEVSKRALLDRLEPNQVRVFGLPVRPSFARAVLNKDDLRVELELDPILPAVLLMGGGEGMGPVKKTAKALAESLVDKETGKILGQMVIICGRNKSLASSLESLEWKIPVKVRGFETQMQKWMGACDCIITKAGPGTIAEALIRGLPIILNDYIPGQEKGNVPYVVDNGAGVFTRSPKETAQIVAGWFSTNTDELKKMSENALKLAQPEAVFDIVRDIHDLAGQRGPLTDMPYALTSSFSNLM, encoded by the exons atgGTGATCATGGTGGCGCCACCGAAGAGTTCGTTAAAGGCAGTTTTCGAAAGGGTGGGAGTGTAtggttttggtggtggtggtagtaaTGGTGAGAAAAGATTGAGGTATGAGATTCATGATGAGGATGATACTATGGAAATGGTGCAGATTGGTGCTGATAGAACCAAGAATGTGCTTATTTTGATGAGTGATACTGGCGGCGGTCATCGCGCTTCCGCTGAGGCGATCCGGGATGCCTTCAAGATGGAATTTGGTGATGAATACAAG ATATTTGTTAAGGACGTTTGGAAGGAATACACGGGTTGGCCATTAAACGATATGGAAAATCAGTACAAGTTCATGGTTAAACACGTCCAGCTTTGGAATGTCGCGTTTCATGGCACGTCTCCCCGATGGATACATGGTGTTTATCTTGCTGCAATTGCTGCATTCTATGCCAA GGAGGTTGAGGCGGGTTTAATGGAGTACAAACCCGACATTATCATAAGCGTTCATCCTCTTATGCAACACATTCCGTTATGGGTTCTTAAGTGGCAAGGCTTACAAAAGAAAGTCATTTTTGTGACCGTTATTACAGATCTTAATACGTGCCACCGAACATG GTTTCACCCGGGTGTCAAAAGATGCTACTGTCCTTCAGAAGAGGTGTCAAAGAGGGCGTTATTAGACCGCTTAGAACCAAACCAAGTACGCGTTTTTGGATTGCCCGTTCGACCCTCGTTTGCGCGTGCTGTTCTCAACAAG GATGACTTACGAGTAGAGCTAGAACTGGATCCGATACTACCTGCGGTATTGTTGATGGGAGGTGGTGAAGGAATGGGCCCGGTGAAGAAAACCGCAAAGGCTCTTGCTGAATCTTTAGTCGATAAAGAAACGGGGAAGATATTAGGACAAATGGTGATAATATGTGGTCGAAACAAATCTTTAGCTTCTTCGCTCGAGTCTTTAGAGTGGAAGATCCCCGTTAag GTTAGAGGATTTGAGACACAGATGCAGAAATGGATGGGTGCTTGTGACTGCATTATAACCAAG GCGGGGCCCGGTACGATTGCAGAGGCGTTGATTAGAGGGCTTCCGATCATCCTCAACGACTACATTCCTGGACAA GAAAAAGGAAACGTCCCATACGTAGTGGACAATGGTGCGGGTGTCTTCACCCGTAGCCCAAAAGAGACGGCGCAGATAGTGGCCGGATGGTTCAGCACCAACACAGACGAGCTCAAGAAAATGTCTGAAAATGCGCTCAAGTTGGCTCAACCGGAGGCGGTGTTTGACATTGTTAGGGACATCCATGACTTGGCGGGTCAACGTGGGCCCCTCACTGACATGCCGTATGCTTTAACATCATCGTTTTCGAACTTAATGTAG